One stretch of Oncorhynchus kisutch isolate 150728-3 unplaced genomic scaffold, Okis_V2 scaffold902, whole genome shotgun sequence DNA includes these proteins:
- the LOC116363030 gene encoding zinc finger protein 239-like: protein MTMSSLSYSPPDKEEEVCWTEKEDMWLNVVVKEEKEEEAVTVKEEEKDVSVEEEKGVSVKEEEGKEEDAVFGVKEEEGEMTVTSRKVEEEDEGTGYLGPVSQTHLKASNGNDELSHKMVLGNRSLINTRERHDDRGSSGEPQQHHEAEEAEESFSASEHLKKQKRKRTGKKPHRCSDCGKRFTSSADLKRHQRIHTGEKPYSCDQCGKRFTDLSSLKRHQRIHTGEKPYSCTDCGKRFNVPSSLKTHQRIHTGEKPYSCDQCGKSFVSSSQLTVHQRTHTGEKCYICDQCGKSFVSSSQLTAHQRTHTGEKLYSCDQCGKRYSGKRSLIRHQKIHEGVVP, encoded by the exons atgaccatgagttcactaagctactctcctcctgataaagaagaggaggtctgctggacggagaaagaggaTATGTGGCTGAACGTTGTCGTaaaagaggagaaagaagaggaggctgttaccgtgaaagaagaagagaaagacgtttcagtggAAGAAGAGAAAggcgtttcagtgaaagaagaggaggggaaagaggaggatgcagtttttggagtgaaagaggaggagggggagatgactgtcACTTCCAGAAAGGTGGAGGAAGAAGATGAGGGaactggatatctgggcccggtttcccaaacgcaTCTTAAGGCATCCAATGGTAACGATGAACTTAGCCATAAAATGGTTTTGGGAAACCGGtccctgattaacacta gagagagacatgacgatcgtggatcctctggggagcctcaacaacatcatgaagctgaagaggcagaggagagttTTTCTGCATCAGAACATCTCAAGAAACAGAAGCGGAAACGCACAGGGAAGAAACCTCaccgctgctctgactgtgggaagagattcacctcTTCAGCAGACCTCAAAAGACATCAGAGAAtccatacaggagagaaaccttatagctgtgatcaatgtgggaagagatttactGATCTAAGCAGCCTGAAAagacaccagagaattcacactggagagaaaccttatagctgcaCTGACTGTGGGAAGCGTTTTAATGTTCCAAGCAGCCTGAAAACACACCAAaggattcacacaggagagaaaccttatagctgtgatcaatgtgggaagagttttgtttcatctagccagctgactgtacaccagagaacacacacaggagagaaatgttatatctgtgatcaatgtgggaagagttttgtttcatctagccagctgactgcacaccagagaacacacacaggagagaaattgtatagctgtgatcaatgtgggaagagatactCTGGTAAAAGATCTCTGATTagacatcagaaaatacatgaaggagttgttcCATGA